The Naumovozyma castellii chromosome 4, complete genome genome contains a region encoding:
- the ARO2 gene encoding bifunctional chorismate synthase/riboflavin reductase [NAD(P)H] ARO2 (ancestral locus Anc_2.318) has protein sequence MSTFGTLFRVTTYGESHCKSVGCIVDGVPPGMSLTEDDIQPQLSRRRPGQSKLSTPRNEKDRVEFQSGVEFGKTLGTPLAMIVRNEDQRPHDYSDMTNKYPRPSHADLTYMEKYGIQASSGGGRASARETIGRVAAGGIAEKFLKQVSNVEIVAFVTQIGEIKMDRNTFDPKFQHLLQTITREKVDNMGFIRCPDASVAGDMVKEIEKYRGNQDSIGGVVTCVVRNLPTGLGEPCFDKLEAMLAHAMLSIPASKGFEIGSGFAGVSVPGSKHNDMFYFDEETQRIRTKTNNSGGIQGGISNGENIYFSVPFKSVATISQEQHTCTYDGKDGVLAAKGRHDPAVTPRAIPIVEAMTALVLADALLIQKSRDYSRSIVH, from the coding sequence ACATACGGTGAATCCCATTGTAAATCCGTCGGTTGCATAGTAGACGGTGTTCCTCCAGGAATGTCCCTTACCGAGGACGATATCCAACCACAACTCTCTCGTAGAAGACCGGGCCAATCTAAGCTTTCTACTCCTAGAAACGAGAAGGACCGTGTGGAGTTCCAATCTGGGGTTGAATTCGGTAAAACTTTGGGAACTCCTCTGGCCATGATAGTCAGAAATGAAGATCAAAGGCCCCACGATTATTCGGATATGACTAACAAGTACCCTAGACCTTCTCATGCAGATCTGACTTACATGGAAAAGTACGGTATCCAGGCATCTTCTGGTGGTGGTAGAGCCTCTGCCAGAGAGACAATTGGTAGAGTGGCTGCTGGTGGTATTGCTGAGAAGTTTTTGAAGCAAGTCTCTAATGTTGAGATTGTAGCCTTCGTGACGCAGATTGGAGAGATCAAGATGGATAGAAACACGTTCGATCCTAAGTTTCAACATCTTTTGCAAACCATTACTAGGGAGAAAGTGGACAACATGGGGTTCATTAGATGTCCTGATGCTTCTGTTGCCGGGGATATGgtgaaggaaattgaaaaatatagaGGTAACCAGGATTCCATTGGTGGTGTAGTCACTTGTGTGGTAAGAAATTTGCCTACTGGGTTAGGTGAACCATGTTTCGATAAGTTGGAGGCCATGTTAGCTCATGCCATGCTATCCATTCCTGCTTCTAAGGGGTTTGAAATTGGTTCCGGGTTTGCAGGTGTTTCTGTACCAGGTTCTAAGCATAATGATATGTTTTACTTTGACGAAGAAACTCAAAGAATAAGAACCAAGACAAATAATTCTGGTGGTATTCAAGGTGGTATTTCCAATGGTGAAAACATTTACTTCTCTGTCCCATTCAAGTCTGTGGCTACTATTTCTCAAGAACAACATACATGTACTTACGATGGTAAAGATGGTGTTCTTGCCGCTAAGGGGAGACACGACCCTGCAGTGACTCCAAGGGCCATTCCAATCGTTGAAGCCATGACCGCATTAGTCCTAGCTGACGCAttattaattcaaaaatcaAGAGATTACTCAAGATCCATTGTTCATTAA
- the RPL9A gene encoding 60S ribosomal protein uL6 (ancestral locus Anc_2.321), with translation MKYIQTEQPIEVPEGVTVNIKSRIVKVTGPRGVLNKNLKHIDVTFTKVSKSLIKVTVHNGDRKHVAALRTVKALVDNMITGVTKGYKYKMRYVYAHFPINVNVVEKDGAKFIEIRNFLGDKKVRLVPVREGVDIEFSTNVKDEIVLSGNSVEEVSQNAADIQQICRVRNKDIRKFLDGIYVSHKGCIVEDM, from the coding sequence ATGAAGTACATCCAAACTGAACAACCCATTGAAGTCCCAGAAGGTGTTACCGTCAACATCAAATCCAGAATTGTTAAGGTTACTGGTCCAAGAGGTGTCTTGAACAAGAACTTGAAGCATATTGATGTTACCTTCACCAAGGTCAGCAAGTCCTTGATCAAGGTTACTGTTCACAACGGTGACAGAAAGCACGTTGCTGCTTTGAGAACTGTTAAGGCTTTGGTTGACAACATGATTACTGGTGTCACTAAGGGTTACAAGTACAAGATGAGATACGTCTATGCGCATTTCCCAATCAACGTTAACGTTGTCGAAAAGGATGGTGCTAAGTTCATTGAAATCAGAAATTTCTTGGGTGACAAGAAGGTCAGATTAGTTCCAGTTAGAGAAGGTGTCGATATTGAATTCTCCACTAACGTTAAGGATGAAATTGTCTTATCTGGTAACtctgttgaagaagtttCTCAAAACGCTGCTGACATTCAACAAATCTGTAGAGTTAGAAACAAGGATATCCGTAAGTTCTTGGATGGTATTTACGTTTCCCACAAGGGTTGTATCGTTGAAGATATGTAA
- the RRP42 gene encoding exosome non-catalytic core subunit RRP42 (ancestral locus Anc_2.326): MVLSVAEKSYLYDSLASQPLIRPDGRLHTQFRPIEIFTDFLPSSNGSSRIIASDGSECIVSIKSKVVDHTVETDLLQVDINIAGERDDSMIVETLTSLLHKVLTSEDGIDVKKLQLTKKYSFKIFVDVLIISTYSYPASLISMGIYCALNSTWLPKIISAFDDLEVAELPTFHDYDLVKLDVKSPLIFVLAIVGDNIFLDPASNESEVANNGLIITWSPQGGKVISPVKTIALNDTFIKGFNPILLKKGIKLVEENASSVAQALETL, from the coding sequence ATGGTTCTTTCCGTGGCAGAAAAATCATACCTTTATGATTCATTGGCATCGCAACCTTTAATAAGGCCTGATGGAAGATTACATACGCAGTTCAGACctattgaaatattcaCAGATTTTTTACCCAGTTCTAATGGTTCATCTCGAATAATTGCTAGTGATGGGAGTGAATGTATAGTGAGCATAAAGTCAAAAGTTGTAGACCATACGGTGGAGACGGATCTTTTACAAGTGGATATAAATATAGCTGGTGAGAGAGATGATTCCATGATCGTGGAAACTTTGACGTCGCTCTTGCATAAAGTTTTGACATCTGAGGATGGTATTGACgtaaagaaattacaaTTAACTAAGAAATacagtttcaaaattttcgTAGATGTGTTGATCATATCTACTTATTCGTACCCGGCATCGTTAATTTCCATGGGTATTTATTGTGCATTAAATTCCACTTGGTTACCCAAGATCATTTCTGCAtttgatgatttggaaGTGGCGGAATTACCGACTTTCCATGATTATGATCTAGTTAAGCTTGATGTGAAGTCGCCCTTAATCTTTGTGTTAGCAATTGTAGGggataatattttcctgGATCCAGCATCTAATGAAAGCGAAGTGGCTAACAATGGGTTGATAATTACATGGTCTCCTCAAGGCGGGAAGGTTATTTCTCCCGTGAAGACTATTGCATTGAATGACACATTTATCAAAGGGTTCAACCCAATACTGCTGAAGAAGGGAATTAAATTGGTAGAGGAGAATGCATCGAGTGTGGCACAGGCCTTAGAAACTTTGTAG